The following coding sequences are from one Hippopotamus amphibius kiboko isolate mHipAmp2 chromosome 9, mHipAmp2.hap2, whole genome shotgun sequence window:
- the BRICD5 gene encoding BRICHOS domain-containing protein 5: MEQGSCPAESPGPGPVGVKTKPCHRGWRAPGLLLLLLALAAAGAVAGGLLGFAHSPPKPLLQTLRLTLPSPRVSRSNQTEQVDVAQNVATIRVTPAQGNRSWAVLFDGQSGCVCYRPSEHRACFLLLMEPRDRETLQLLVNTSQPQGTPSPSQDTHYAQELLAVLGSHEVDPTQVGASVRHLCAKTPIYWARRAERPQRQRLIYLCIDICFPSNICVSICFYYLPD; encoded by the exons ATGGAGCAGGGGAGCTGTCCGGCCGAAAGCCCCGGGCCTGGACCTGTTGGG GTGAAGACCAAGCCCTGCCACAGGGGCTGGAGAGCTCCtggcctgctgctgctgctgctggcactGGCTGCTGCTGGGGCCGTGGCCGGAGGGCTTCTTGGCTTTGCCCACAGCCCTCCCAAG CCACTGCTGCAGACGCTCCGTCTGACCCTCCCGAGCCCCAGGGTGTCCCGGTCCAACCAAACTGAACAGGTGGATGTGGCCCAGAACGTGGCAACCATCAGGGTGACTCCAGCTCAGGGCAACCGTAGCTGGGCAGTGCTGTTCGACGGGCAGAGC GGTTGCGTCTGTTACCGCCCCTCGGAGCACCgggcctgcttcctcctcctgatGGAACCCCGAGACCGCGAGACCCTGCAGCTGCTGGTGAACACCTCTCAG CCCCAAGGGactcccagccccagccaggaCACCCACTATGCCCAGGAGCTGCTGGCAGTGCTTGGGAGCCATGAGGTGGACCCTACCCAGGTGGGGGCTTCCGTGCGACACCTCTGTGCGAAGACCCCCATTTACTGGGCCCGGCGAGCAGAGA GGCCCCAGAGGCAGCGGCTGATCTACCTGTGCATCGATATCTGCTTCCCGAGCAACATCTGCGTGTCCATCTGCTTTTATTACCTCCCGGACTAA
- the MLST8 gene encoding target of rapamycin complex subunit LST8 isoform X2 → MNTSPGTVGSDPVILATAGYDHTVRFWQAHSGICTRTVQHQDSVNALEITPDRSMIAAAGYQHIRMYDLNSNNPNPIISYDGVNKNIASVGFHEDGRWMYTGGEDCTARIWDLRSRNLQCQRIFQVNAPINCVCLHPNQAELIVGDQSGAIHIWDLKTDHNEQLIPEPEVSITSAHIDPDASYMAAVNSTGNCYVWNLTGGIGDEVTQLIPKTKIPAHTRYALQCRFSPDSTLLATCSADQTCKIWRTSNFSLMTELSIKSSNPGESSRGWMWGCAFSGDSQYIVTASSDNLARLWCVETGEIKREYGGHQKAVVCLAFNDSVLG, encoded by the exons ATGAACACGTCACCAGGCACGGTGGGCAGTGACCCCGTCATCTTGGCCACTGCTGGCTATGACCACACGGTGCGGTTCTGGCAGGCCCACAGCGGGATTTGTACGCGAACGGTGCAGCACCAGGACTCC GTGAACGCGCTGGAGATCACACCTGACCGCAGCATGATTGCTGCTGCAG GTTACCAGCACATTCGCATGTATGATCTCAACTCCAATAACCCCAACCCCATCATCAGCTATGATGGGGTCAACAAGAACATCGCGTCTGTGGGCTTCCACGAGGACGGCCGCTGGATGTACACTGGTGGGGAGGACTGCACCGCCCGGATCTGGGACCTCAG GTCCCGGAACCTGCAGTGTCAGCGGATCTTCCAGGTGAATGCACCCATTAACTGTGTGTGCCTGCACCCCAACCAG GCAGAGCTCATTGTGGGTGACCAGAGTGGTGCCATCCACATCTGGGACCTGAAAACGGACCACAACGAGCAGCTGATCCCAGAGCCTGAGGTCTCTATCACATCAGCCCACATCGACCCCGATGCCAGCTACATGGCTGCGGTCAATAGCACT GGGAACTGTTATGTCTGGAACCTGACCGGGGGCATTGGCGATGAGGTGACACAGCTCATCCCCAAGACCAAGATCCCAGCGCACACCCGCTACGCCCTGCAGTGCCGCTTCAGCCCAGACTCCAC GCTCCTTGCCACCTGCTCGGCTGATCAGACGTGCAAGATTTGGAGGACGTCCAACTTCTCCCTGATGACGGAGCTGAGCATCAAGAGCAGCAACCCCGGAGAGTCGTCCCGAGGCTGGATGTGGGGCTGCGCCTTCTCAGGGGACTCCCAGTACATTGTCACTG CTTCCTCTGACAACTTGGCCCGGCTCTGGTGCGTGGAGACCGGAGAGATCAAGAGAGAGTACGGCGGCCACCAGAAAGCTGTCGTCTGCTTGGCCTTCAATGACAGTGTGTTGGGCTAG
- the PGP gene encoding glycerol-3-phosphate phosphatase: MAEAEAGGGDGRCVRLNAERAQALLADVDTLLFDCDGVLWRGETAIPGAPETLTALRARGKRLGFITNNSSKTREAYTEKLRRLGFGGPTGPGAGSEVFGTAYCTALYLRQRLTGPPAPKAYVLGGVALAAELEAVGVSCVGVGPEQLQGDCPGAWLDAPLEPDVRAVVVGFDPHFSYMKLTKAVCYLQQPGCLLVGTNMDNRLPLENGRFIAGTGCLVRAVEMAAQRQADIIGKPSRFIFDCVSQEYGINPERTIMIGDRLDTDILLGVTCGLKTILTLTGVSTLGDVKSNQESDCMSKKKMVPDFYVDSIADLLPALQG, translated from the exons ATGGCGGAGGCGGAGGCCGGCGGCGGCGACGGCCGCTGCGTGCGGCTGAACGCCGAGCGGGCCCAGGCGCTGCTGGCCGACGTGGACACGCTGCTGTTCGACTGCGACGGCGTGCTGTGGCGCGGTGAGACGGCGATCCCCGGTGCGCCCGAGACGCTGACGGCGCTGCGAGCCCGCGGCAAGCGCCTCGGCTTCATCACCAACAACAGCAGCAAGACTCGCGAGGCCTACACCGAGAAGCTGCGGCGCCTGGGCTTCGGCGGCCCGACGGGGCCCGGCGCCGGCAGCGAGGTCTTCGGCACGGCCTACTGCACCGCGCTTTACCTGCGCCAGCGCCTAACCGGCCCGCCAGCCCCCAAGGCCTACGTGCTGGGCGGCGTGGCTCTGGCCGCAGAGCTGGAGGCCGTGGGTGTCTCCTGCGTGGGCGTGGGGCCCGAGCAGCTGCAGGGCGACTGCCCCGGCGCCTGGCTGGACGCGCCCCTGGAGCCCGATGTGCGCGCCGTCGTTGTGGGCTTTGACCCGCACTTCAGCTACATGAAGCTCACCAAGGCCGTGTGCTACCTGCAGCAGCCCGGCTGCCTGCTTGTGGGCACCAACATGGACAACCGGCTCCCACTCGAGAATGGCCGCTTCATCGCGG GTACCGGCTGTCTAGTCCGAGCCGTGGAGATGGCCGCCCAGCGCCAAGCCGACATCATAGGGAAGCCCAGCCGCTTCATCTTCGACTGCGTGTCCCAGGAGTACGGCATCAACCCGGAGCGCACCATCATGATTGGTGATCGCCTGGACACAGACATCCTCCTGGGCGTCACCTGTGGTCTGAAGACCATCCTGACCCTCACCGGGGTCTCCACTCTAGGGGATGTGAAGAGTAATCAGGAAAGTGACTGCATGTCTAAGAAGAAAATGGTCCCTGACTTCTATGTTGACAGCATAGCCGACCTTTTGCCTGCCCTTCAAGGTTAA
- the MLST8 gene encoding target of rapamycin complex subunit LST8 isoform X1, producing the protein MNTSPGTVGSDPVILATAGYDHTVRFWQAHSGICTRTVQHQDSQVNALEITPDRSMIAAAGYQHIRMYDLNSNNPNPIISYDGVNKNIASVGFHEDGRWMYTGGEDCTARIWDLRSRNLQCQRIFQVNAPINCVCLHPNQAELIVGDQSGAIHIWDLKTDHNEQLIPEPEVSITSAHIDPDASYMAAVNSTGNCYVWNLTGGIGDEVTQLIPKTKIPAHTRYALQCRFSPDSTLLATCSADQTCKIWRTSNFSLMTELSIKSSNPGESSRGWMWGCAFSGDSQYIVTASSDNLARLWCVETGEIKREYGGHQKAVVCLAFNDSVLG; encoded by the exons ATGAACACGTCACCAGGCACGGTGGGCAGTGACCCCGTCATCTTGGCCACTGCTGGCTATGACCACACGGTGCGGTTCTGGCAGGCCCACAGCGGGATTTGTACGCGAACGGTGCAGCACCAGGACTCC CAGGTGAACGCGCTGGAGATCACACCTGACCGCAGCATGATTGCTGCTGCAG GTTACCAGCACATTCGCATGTATGATCTCAACTCCAATAACCCCAACCCCATCATCAGCTATGATGGGGTCAACAAGAACATCGCGTCTGTGGGCTTCCACGAGGACGGCCGCTGGATGTACACTGGTGGGGAGGACTGCACCGCCCGGATCTGGGACCTCAG GTCCCGGAACCTGCAGTGTCAGCGGATCTTCCAGGTGAATGCACCCATTAACTGTGTGTGCCTGCACCCCAACCAG GCAGAGCTCATTGTGGGTGACCAGAGTGGTGCCATCCACATCTGGGACCTGAAAACGGACCACAACGAGCAGCTGATCCCAGAGCCTGAGGTCTCTATCACATCAGCCCACATCGACCCCGATGCCAGCTACATGGCTGCGGTCAATAGCACT GGGAACTGTTATGTCTGGAACCTGACCGGGGGCATTGGCGATGAGGTGACACAGCTCATCCCCAAGACCAAGATCCCAGCGCACACCCGCTACGCCCTGCAGTGCCGCTTCAGCCCAGACTCCAC GCTCCTTGCCACCTGCTCGGCTGATCAGACGTGCAAGATTTGGAGGACGTCCAACTTCTCCCTGATGACGGAGCTGAGCATCAAGAGCAGCAACCCCGGAGAGTCGTCCCGAGGCTGGATGTGGGGCTGCGCCTTCTCAGGGGACTCCCAGTACATTGTCACTG CTTCCTCTGACAACTTGGCCCGGCTCTGGTGCGTGGAGACCGGAGAGATCAAGAGAGAGTACGGCGGCCACCAGAAAGCTGTCGTCTGCTTGGCCTTCAATGACAGTGTGTTGGGCTAG
- the MLST8 gene encoding target of rapamycin complex subunit LST8 isoform X3 has protein sequence MNTSPGTVGSDPVILATAGYDHTTQQVNALEITPDRSMIAAAGYQHIRMYDLNSNNPNPIISYDGVNKNIASVGFHEDGRWMYTGGEDCTARIWDLRSRNLQCQRIFQVNAPINCVCLHPNQAELIVGDQSGAIHIWDLKTDHNEQLIPEPEVSITSAHIDPDASYMAAVNSTGNCYVWNLTGGIGDEVTQLIPKTKIPAHTRYALQCRFSPDSTLLATCSADQTCKIWRTSNFSLMTELSIKSSNPGESSRGWMWGCAFSGDSQYIVTASSDNLARLWCVETGEIKREYGGHQKAVVCLAFNDSVLG, from the exons ATGAACACGTCACCAGGCACGGTGGGCAGTGACCCCGTCATCTTGGCCACTGCTGGCTATGACCACACG ACCCAGCAGGTGAACGCGCTGGAGATCACACCTGACCGCAGCATGATTGCTGCTGCAG GTTACCAGCACATTCGCATGTATGATCTCAACTCCAATAACCCCAACCCCATCATCAGCTATGATGGGGTCAACAAGAACATCGCGTCTGTGGGCTTCCACGAGGACGGCCGCTGGATGTACACTGGTGGGGAGGACTGCACCGCCCGGATCTGGGACCTCAG GTCCCGGAACCTGCAGTGTCAGCGGATCTTCCAGGTGAATGCACCCATTAACTGTGTGTGCCTGCACCCCAACCAG GCAGAGCTCATTGTGGGTGACCAGAGTGGTGCCATCCACATCTGGGACCTGAAAACGGACCACAACGAGCAGCTGATCCCAGAGCCTGAGGTCTCTATCACATCAGCCCACATCGACCCCGATGCCAGCTACATGGCTGCGGTCAATAGCACT GGGAACTGTTATGTCTGGAACCTGACCGGGGGCATTGGCGATGAGGTGACACAGCTCATCCCCAAGACCAAGATCCCAGCGCACACCCGCTACGCCCTGCAGTGCCGCTTCAGCCCAGACTCCAC GCTCCTTGCCACCTGCTCGGCTGATCAGACGTGCAAGATTTGGAGGACGTCCAACTTCTCCCTGATGACGGAGCTGAGCATCAAGAGCAGCAACCCCGGAGAGTCGTCCCGAGGCTGGATGTGGGGCTGCGCCTTCTCAGGGGACTCCCAGTACATTGTCACTG CTTCCTCTGACAACTTGGCCCGGCTCTGGTGCGTGGAGACCGGAGAGATCAAGAGAGAGTACGGCGGCCACCAGAAAGCTGTCGTCTGCTTGGCCTTCAATGACAGTGTGTTGGGCTAG